The Spodoptera frugiperda isolate SF20-4 chromosome 9, AGI-APGP_CSIRO_Sfru_2.0, whole genome shotgun sequence genome contains a region encoding:
- the LOC118271006 gene encoding piggyBac transposable element-derived protein 4, whose translation MEVYSGKGHVHVAQVEAQEPVEEHEEGDEPESATSQIVLTLMRPLFNRGHTLVMDNFYNAPLLSRILKVKHKTDSMGTLRLNREFVPEGLRKKAKTNMKAGEVAFSSTKDLCVVVWMDKNVVAMISTFHQVKIGGIEKYGYYKYKPQVILDYNLSMGGIDHKDQMLQAYPIERVRNIIWYKKLFRRLLNVSVHNSFVMFNHNRTQVIGNREFRLQLAKELLQMCRPGALSRPLQPAAPAAPSQMHLPAKNERPQRCKLCHAAKVRRTTVWRCSTCAVNLCIEGCYTAYHNN comes from the coding sequence ATGGAGGTTTACTCGGGAAAGGGGCACGTTCATGTTGCGCAGGTGGAGGCGCAGGAACCGGTTGAAGAGCATGAGGAAGGGGATGAGCCAGAGAGTGCTACTTCTCAGATTGTGCTCACTTTGATGAGACCTTTGTTTAATAGAGGCCATACGCTCGTGATGGACAACTTTTATAACGCGCCACTTTTGTCTCGGATCCTCAAAGTGAAGCACAAAACAGACTCGATGGGCACTCTCCGTCTCAACAGGGAGTTTGTTCCAGAAGGTTTAAGAAAAAAGGCGAAAACAAACATGAAAGCGGGAGAGGTGGCTTTCAGCTCGACCAAGGACTTGTGTGTGGTTGTGTGGATGGACAAAAACGTGGTTGCAATGATCTCCACTTTCCACCAAGTAAAAATCGGTGGAATTGAAAAATATGGGTACTACAAATACAAACCCCAAGTAATACTCGACTACAACCTCTCTATGGGCGGCATAGACCATAAAGACCAAATGCTACAAGCCTACCCCATAGAGAGGGTAAGAAATATTATCTGGTACAAAAAACTCTTCCGCCGACTTCTCAACGTGTCAGTACATAATTCCTTTGTTATGTTTAACCACAACCGCACTCAAGTCATTGGAAATCGTGAGTTTCGGCTGCAGTTGGCGAAGGAGTTACTGCAAATGTGCAGACCTGGGGCACTTTCTCGGCCATTACAACCAGCGGCACCAGCCGCACCATCGCAGATGCATTTGCCTGCAAAAAATGAGCGACCGCAACGCTGTAAACTGTGCCACGCAGCCAAAGTGCGTCGCACGACGGTGTGGAGATGTAGCACCTGCGCGGTGAACTTGTGCATCGAGGGCTGTTACACAGcgtatcataataattaa